A section of the Lepus europaeus isolate LE1 chromosome 10, mLepTim1.pri, whole genome shotgun sequence genome encodes:
- the ITGA7 gene encoding integrin alpha-7 isoform X5, protein MAGTRRRDPWGVPGICCFLGSLLIGLLSPRAVAFNLDVMGALRKEGEPGSLFGFSVALHRQLQPRPQSWLLVGAPQALALPGQQANRTGGLFACPLSLEETDCYRLDIDRGADVQKESKENQWLGVSVRSQGPGGKIVTCAHRYESRQRVDQILETRDVIGRCFVLSQDLGIRDELDGGEWKFCEGRPQGHEQFGFCQQGTAAAFSPDSHYLLFGAPGTFNWKGLLFVTNIDSSDPDQLVYKTLDPADRLPGPAGDLARNSYLGFSIDSGKGLVRAEELSFVAGAPRANHKGAVVILRKDSASRLVPEVLLSGERLTSGFGYSLAVADLNNDGWPDLIVGAPYFYERQEELGGAVYVYLNQGGHWADIPSLRLCGSPDSMFGISLAVLGDLNQDGFPDIAVGAPFDGDGKVFIYHGSSLGLVVKASQVLEGEAVGLRSFGYSLSGGLDVDGNHYPDLLVGSLADTAVLFRARPVLHVSHEVLIAPEAIDLEQPNCAGGQSVCVDLRICFSYVATPSTYSPIVALDYTLDGDTDRRLQGRVPRVSFLSRGLDDPKHQASGTVWLRHQRDRVCKENMLQLQENVKDKLRAIVVTLSYRLQSPRLRRQAPGQGLPPVAPILNAHQPSSQRSEIVFLKQGCGEDKICQSNLQLVRARFCARISDAEFQPLPMEADGKTALFAMSGQPVIGLELTVTNLPSDPAQPQADGDDAHEAQLLVTLPASLRYSGVRALDPAQEKPLCLSDGNASHVECELGNPMKRGAQVTFYLILSTSAITIETTELEVGLLLATISKQLLSPEFVRARVFIELPLSIAGVAIPQQLFFSGVVRGESAMRFEEDVGSEVKYEVTVSNQGQSLNTLGSAFLNIMWPHEIANGKWLLYPMRVELEGGQGPGRKGLCSPRPNILGLKVGSRGRRRRELEQPAQQEPREPPEPSTSWWPVSSLEKKKNITLDCARGTANCVVFRCPLYSFDRTAVLHVWGRLWNSTFLEEYSAVKSVEVIVRANITVKSSIKNLLLRDASTVTPVMVYLDPVAVVAGGVPWWVILLAVLAGLLVLALLVLLLWKMGFFRRAKHPEATVPQYHAVKIPREDRQQFKEEKTGTILRSHWGSPRREGPDAHPILAANGHPEPGPDGHPAPAIA, encoded by the exons CAGCCCCGACCCCAGAGCTG gctgctggtgggcgctccccaggccctggctcttcCTGGGCAGCAGGCGAACCGCACTGGAGGCCTCTTCGCTTGCCCCCTGAGCCTGGAGGAGACCGACTGCTACAGACTGGACATCGACCGGGGAG CTGATGTGCAGAAGGAGAGCAAGGAAAACCAGTGGTTGGGAGTCAGTGTTCGGAGCCAGGGACCTGGGGGCAAGATTGTT ACCTGTGCACACCGGTATGAGTCGCGGCAGCGGGTGGACCAGATCCTGGAGACGCGGGATGTGATTGGACGCTGCTTTGTGCTGAGCCAGGACCTGGGCATCCGCGATGAGCTGGATGGCGGGGAGTGGAAGTTCTGTGAGGGGCGCCCCCAAGGCCACGAACAATTCGGGTTCTGCCAGCAGGGCACAGCCGCTGCCTTCTCTCCTGACAGCCACTACCTCCTGTTTGGGGCGCCAGGGACCTTTAACTGGAAGG GGTTGCTTTTTGTGACCAACATTGATAGCTCAGACCCCGACCAGCTCGTGTATAAAACTCTGGACCCTGCTGACCGGCTCCCAGGACCAGCCGGAGACTTGGCCCGGAATAGCTACTTAG gcTTCTCCATCGACTCGGGGAAGGGGCTGGTGCGGGCAGAGGAGCTGAGCTTTGTGGCAGGCGCCCCCCGTGCCAACCACAAGGGTGCCGTGGTCATTCTACGCAAGGACAGCGCCAGCCGCCTGGTGCCCGAAGTCCTGCTGTCTGGAGAGCGCCTGACCTCCGGCTTCGGCTACTCACTGGCTGTGGCAGATCTCAACAACGACGG CTGGCCAGACCTGATCGTGGGAGCCCCTTATTTCTACGAGCGGCAGGAAGAGCTGGGGGGAGCTGTGTATGTGTACCTGAACCAGGGGGGTCACTGGGCCGACATCCCCTCGCTCCGGCTCTGCGGCTCCCCTGACTCCATGTTCGGGATCAGCCTGGCTGTCCTGGGGGACCTGAACCAGGATGGCTTCCCAG ATATCGCCGTGGGTGCTCCCTTTGATGGCGACGGCAAAGTCTTCATCTACCACGGGAGCAGCCTGGGGCTTGTGGTCAAAGCTTCGCAG GTGTTGGAGGGGGAGGCCGTGGGCCTCAGGAGCTTCGGCTACTCCCTGTCGGGCGGCCTGGACGTGGATGGGAACCACTACCCAGACCTGCTGGTGGGCTCCCTGGCAGACACGGCCGTGCTCTTCAG GGCCAGACCTGTCCTTCACGTCTCTCATGAGGTCCTCATTGCCCCCGAAGCCATAGACCTAGAACAGCCCAATTGTGCCGGTGGCCAGTCCGTCTG TGTGGACCTGAGGATCTGCTTCAGCTACGTGGCCACCCCCAGCACCTACAGCCCCATTGTGG CCCTGGATTACACGTTAGACGGTGACACAGACCGGAGGCTCCAAGGCCGGGTTCCCCGGGTGTCCTTCCTGAGCCGTGGCCTGGATGACCCCAAGCACCAGGCGTCGGGCACCGTGTGGCTGAGGCACCAACGCGACCGGGTCTGCAAAGAAAACATGCTCCAGCTGCAG GAGAACGTCAAAGACAAGCTTCGGGCCATTGTGGTGACCCTATCCTACAGGCTGCAGAGCCCACGGCTCCGGCGGCAGGCTCCTGGCCAGGGGCTGCCCCCAGTGGCCCCCATCCTCAACGCCCACCAGCCCAGCAGCCAGCGGTCAGAG ATCGTCTTCCTGAAGCAAGGCTGCGGTGAAGACAAGATCTGCCAGAGTAACCTGCAGCTGGTGCGTGCCCGCTTCTGTGCCCGGATCAGCGACGCGGAGTTCCAGCCTCTGCCCAT GGAGGCTGACGGGAAGACAGCCCTGTTCGCGATGAGTGGGCAGCCGGTCATCGGTCTGGAGCTGACGGTCACCAACCTGCCCTcggacccggcccagccccaggcagacgGGGACGATGCCCACGAAGCCCAGCTCCTCgtcaccctccctgcctctctgcgcTACTCAGGAGTCCGGGCGCTGGACCCTGCG CAGGAGAAGCCGCTCTGCCTGTCCGATGGGAATGCGTCCCATGTCGAGTGCGAGCTGGGGAACCCCATGAAGAGAGGTGCCCAG GTCACTTTCTACCTCATCCTCAGCACCTCCGCAATCACCATCGAGACCACTGAGCTGGAGGTGGGGCTGCTGTTGGCCAC GATCAGTAAGCAGCTGCTGTCTCCGGAGTTTGTTCGCGCCCGTGTCTTCATCGAGCTGCCACTGTCCATTGCAGG GGTGGCCATTCCTCAGCAACTCTTCTTCTCTGGCGTGGTGAGGGGTGAGAGCGCCATGCGCTTTGAAGAGGATGTGGGCAGCGAGGTCAAGTATGAGGTCACG GTCTCCAACCAAGGCCAGTCGCTCAACACTCTGGGCTCCGCCTTCCTCAACATCATGTGGCCTCACGAGATCGCCAATGGGAAGTGGCTGCTCTACCCCATGCGCGTGGAAttggagggcgggcaggggcctGGGCGGAAGGGgctctgctcccccaggcccaACATCCTCGGCCTG AAAGTGGGCAGCAGGGGTAGGAGGCggcgggagctggagcagccggcGCAGCAGGAGCCTCGTGAGCCGCCGGAGCCCAGCACGTCGTGGTGGCCGGTGTCTTCCttggagaagaagaagaacatcACCCTG GACTGTGCGCGGGGCACGGCCAACTGTGTGGTGTTCAGATGCCCGCTCTACAGCTTTGACCGCACAGCTGTGCTGCACGTCTGGGGCCGCTTGTGGAACAGCACCTTCCTGGAG GAGTACTCAGCTGTGAAGTCTGTGGAAGTGATTGTCCGAGCCAACATCACGGTCAAGTCCTCCATCAAGAACCTGCTGCTTAGAGATGCATCCACTGTG ACCCCAGTGATGGTCTACTTGGATcctgtggctgtggtggctggAGGAGTCCCCTGGTGGGTCATTCTCCTGGCGGTGCTGGCGGGGCTTCTGGTGCTGGCGCTGTTGGTGCTGCTCCTGTGGAAG ATGGGATTCTTCCGGCGGGCGAAGCACCCCGAGGCCACTGTGCCCCAGTACCACGCGGTGAAGATCCCTCGGGAAGACCGGCAGCAGTTCAAGGAGGAGAAGACGGGCACCATCCTGCGGAGCCATTGGGGCAGCCCCCGGCGGGAGGGCCCCGACGCCCACCCTATCCTGGCTGCCAATGGGCACCCCGAGCCGGGCCCCGACGGGCatccagcgccagccattgcctAG
- the ITGA7 gene encoding integrin alpha-7 isoform X6 has product MAGTRRRDPWGVPGICCFLGSLLIGLLSPRAVAFNLDVMGALRKEGEPGSLFGFSVALHRQLQPRPQSWLLVGAPQALALPGQQANRTGGLFACPLSLEETDCYRLDIDRGADVQKESKENQWLGVSVRSQGPGGKIVTCAHRYESRQRVDQILETRDVIGRCFVLSQDLGIRDELDGGEWKFCEGRPQGHEQFGFCQQGTAAAFSPDSHYLLFGAPGTFNWKGLLFVTNIDSSDPDQLVYKTLDPADRLPGPAGDLARNSYLGFSIDSGKGLVRAEELSFVAGAPRANHKGAVVILRKDSASRLVPEVLLSGERLTSGFGYSLAVADLNNDGWPDLIVGAPYFYERQEELGGAVYVYLNQGGHWADIPSLRLCGSPDSMFGISLAVLGDLNQDGFPDIAVGAPFDGDGKVFIYHGSSLGLVVKASQVLEGEAVGLRSFGYSLSGGLDVDGNHYPDLLVGSLADTAVLFRARPVLHVSHEVLIAPEAIDLEQPNCAGGQSVCVDLRICFSYVATPSTYSPIVALDYTLDGDTDRRLQGRVPRVSFLSRGLDDPKHQASGTVWLRHQRDRVCKENMLQLQENVKDKLRAIVVTLSYRLQSPRLRRQAPGQGLPPVAPILNAHQPSSQRSEIVFLKQGCGEDKICQSNLQLVRARFCARISDAEFQPLPMEADGKTALFAMSGQPVIGLELTVTNLPSDPAQPQADGDDAHEAQLLVTLPASLRYSGVRALDPAEKPLCLSDGNASHVECELGNPMKRGAQVTFYLILSTSAITIETTELEVGLLLATISKQLLSPEFVRARVFIELPLSIAGVAIPQQLFFSGVVRGESAMRFEEDVGSEVKYEVTVSNQGQSLNTLGSAFLNIMWPHEIANGKWLLYPMRVELEGGQGPGRKGLCSPRPNILGLKVGSRGRRRRELEQPAQQEPREPPEPSTSWWPVSSLEKKKNITLDCARGTANCVVFRCPLYSFDRTAVLHVWGRLWNSTFLEEYSAVKSVEVIVRANITVKSSIKNLLLRDASTVTPVMVYLDPVAVVAGGVPWWVILLAVLAGLLVLALLVLLLWKMGFFRRAKHPEATVPQYHAVKIPREDRQQFKEEKTGTILRSHWGSPRREGPDAHPILAANGHPEPGPDGHPAPAIA; this is encoded by the exons CAGCCCCGACCCCAGAGCTG gctgctggtgggcgctccccaggccctggctcttcCTGGGCAGCAGGCGAACCGCACTGGAGGCCTCTTCGCTTGCCCCCTGAGCCTGGAGGAGACCGACTGCTACAGACTGGACATCGACCGGGGAG CTGATGTGCAGAAGGAGAGCAAGGAAAACCAGTGGTTGGGAGTCAGTGTTCGGAGCCAGGGACCTGGGGGCAAGATTGTT ACCTGTGCACACCGGTATGAGTCGCGGCAGCGGGTGGACCAGATCCTGGAGACGCGGGATGTGATTGGACGCTGCTTTGTGCTGAGCCAGGACCTGGGCATCCGCGATGAGCTGGATGGCGGGGAGTGGAAGTTCTGTGAGGGGCGCCCCCAAGGCCACGAACAATTCGGGTTCTGCCAGCAGGGCACAGCCGCTGCCTTCTCTCCTGACAGCCACTACCTCCTGTTTGGGGCGCCAGGGACCTTTAACTGGAAGG GGTTGCTTTTTGTGACCAACATTGATAGCTCAGACCCCGACCAGCTCGTGTATAAAACTCTGGACCCTGCTGACCGGCTCCCAGGACCAGCCGGAGACTTGGCCCGGAATAGCTACTTAG gcTTCTCCATCGACTCGGGGAAGGGGCTGGTGCGGGCAGAGGAGCTGAGCTTTGTGGCAGGCGCCCCCCGTGCCAACCACAAGGGTGCCGTGGTCATTCTACGCAAGGACAGCGCCAGCCGCCTGGTGCCCGAAGTCCTGCTGTCTGGAGAGCGCCTGACCTCCGGCTTCGGCTACTCACTGGCTGTGGCAGATCTCAACAACGACGG CTGGCCAGACCTGATCGTGGGAGCCCCTTATTTCTACGAGCGGCAGGAAGAGCTGGGGGGAGCTGTGTATGTGTACCTGAACCAGGGGGGTCACTGGGCCGACATCCCCTCGCTCCGGCTCTGCGGCTCCCCTGACTCCATGTTCGGGATCAGCCTGGCTGTCCTGGGGGACCTGAACCAGGATGGCTTCCCAG ATATCGCCGTGGGTGCTCCCTTTGATGGCGACGGCAAAGTCTTCATCTACCACGGGAGCAGCCTGGGGCTTGTGGTCAAAGCTTCGCAG GTGTTGGAGGGGGAGGCCGTGGGCCTCAGGAGCTTCGGCTACTCCCTGTCGGGCGGCCTGGACGTGGATGGGAACCACTACCCAGACCTGCTGGTGGGCTCCCTGGCAGACACGGCCGTGCTCTTCAG GGCCAGACCTGTCCTTCACGTCTCTCATGAGGTCCTCATTGCCCCCGAAGCCATAGACCTAGAACAGCCCAATTGTGCCGGTGGCCAGTCCGTCTG TGTGGACCTGAGGATCTGCTTCAGCTACGTGGCCACCCCCAGCACCTACAGCCCCATTGTGG CCCTGGATTACACGTTAGACGGTGACACAGACCGGAGGCTCCAAGGCCGGGTTCCCCGGGTGTCCTTCCTGAGCCGTGGCCTGGATGACCCCAAGCACCAGGCGTCGGGCACCGTGTGGCTGAGGCACCAACGCGACCGGGTCTGCAAAGAAAACATGCTCCAGCTGCAG GAGAACGTCAAAGACAAGCTTCGGGCCATTGTGGTGACCCTATCCTACAGGCTGCAGAGCCCACGGCTCCGGCGGCAGGCTCCTGGCCAGGGGCTGCCCCCAGTGGCCCCCATCCTCAACGCCCACCAGCCCAGCAGCCAGCGGTCAGAG ATCGTCTTCCTGAAGCAAGGCTGCGGTGAAGACAAGATCTGCCAGAGTAACCTGCAGCTGGTGCGTGCCCGCTTCTGTGCCCGGATCAGCGACGCGGAGTTCCAGCCTCTGCCCAT GGAGGCTGACGGGAAGACAGCCCTGTTCGCGATGAGTGGGCAGCCGGTCATCGGTCTGGAGCTGACGGTCACCAACCTGCCCTcggacccggcccagccccaggcagacgGGGACGATGCCCACGAAGCCCAGCTCCTCgtcaccctccctgcctctctgcgcTACTCAGGAGTCCGGGCGCTGGACCCTGCG GAGAAGCCGCTCTGCCTGTCCGATGGGAATGCGTCCCATGTCGAGTGCGAGCTGGGGAACCCCATGAAGAGAGGTGCCCAG GTCACTTTCTACCTCATCCTCAGCACCTCCGCAATCACCATCGAGACCACTGAGCTGGAGGTGGGGCTGCTGTTGGCCAC GATCAGTAAGCAGCTGCTGTCTCCGGAGTTTGTTCGCGCCCGTGTCTTCATCGAGCTGCCACTGTCCATTGCAGG GGTGGCCATTCCTCAGCAACTCTTCTTCTCTGGCGTGGTGAGGGGTGAGAGCGCCATGCGCTTTGAAGAGGATGTGGGCAGCGAGGTCAAGTATGAGGTCACG GTCTCCAACCAAGGCCAGTCGCTCAACACTCTGGGCTCCGCCTTCCTCAACATCATGTGGCCTCACGAGATCGCCAATGGGAAGTGGCTGCTCTACCCCATGCGCGTGGAAttggagggcgggcaggggcctGGGCGGAAGGGgctctgctcccccaggcccaACATCCTCGGCCTG AAAGTGGGCAGCAGGGGTAGGAGGCggcgggagctggagcagccggcGCAGCAGGAGCCTCGTGAGCCGCCGGAGCCCAGCACGTCGTGGTGGCCGGTGTCTTCCttggagaagaagaagaacatcACCCTG GACTGTGCGCGGGGCACGGCCAACTGTGTGGTGTTCAGATGCCCGCTCTACAGCTTTGACCGCACAGCTGTGCTGCACGTCTGGGGCCGCTTGTGGAACAGCACCTTCCTGGAG GAGTACTCAGCTGTGAAGTCTGTGGAAGTGATTGTCCGAGCCAACATCACGGTCAAGTCCTCCATCAAGAACCTGCTGCTTAGAGATGCATCCACTGTG ACCCCAGTGATGGTCTACTTGGATcctgtggctgtggtggctggAGGAGTCCCCTGGTGGGTCATTCTCCTGGCGGTGCTGGCGGGGCTTCTGGTGCTGGCGCTGTTGGTGCTGCTCCTGTGGAAG ATGGGATTCTTCCGGCGGGCGAAGCACCCCGAGGCCACTGTGCCCCAGTACCACGCGGTGAAGATCCCTCGGGAAGACCGGCAGCAGTTCAAGGAGGAGAAGACGGGCACCATCCTGCGGAGCCATTGGGGCAGCCCCCGGCGGGAGGGCCCCGACGCCCACCCTATCCTGGCTGCCAATGGGCACCCCGAGCCGGGCCCCGACGGGCatccagcgccagccattgcctAG
- the ITGA7 gene encoding integrin alpha-7 isoform X9 produces the protein MAGTRRRDPWGVPGICCFLGSLLIGLLSPRAVAFNLDVMGALRKEGEPGSLFGFSVALHRQLQPRPQSWLLVGAPQALALPGQQANRTGGLFACPLSLEETDCYRLDIDRGADVQKESKENQWLGVSVRSQGPGGKIVTCAHRYESRQRVDQILETRDVIGRCFVLSQDLGIRDELDGGEWKFCEGRPQGHEQFGFCQQGTAAAFSPDSHYLLFGAPGTFNWKGTARVELCVQGSADLAHLDDGPYEAGGEKDQDPRLIPVPANSYFGLLFVTNIDSSDPDQLVYKTLDPADRLPGPAGDLARNSYLGFSIDSGKGLVRAEELSFVAGAPRANHKGAVVILRKDSASRLVPEVLLSGERLTSGFGYSLAVADLNNDGWPDLIVGAPYFYERQEELGGAVYVYLNQGGHWADIPSLRLCGSPDSMFGISLAVLGDLNQDGFPDIAVGAPFDGDGKVFIYHGSSLGLVVKASQVLEGEAVGLRSFGYSLSGGLDVDGNHYPDLLVGSLADTAVLFRARPVLHVSHEVLIAPEAIDLEQPNCAGGQSVCVDLRICFSYVATPSTYSPIVALDYTLDGDTDRRLQGRVPRVSFLSRGLDDPKHQASGTVWLRHQRDRVCKENMLQLQENVKDKLRAIVVTLSYRLQSPRLRRQAPGQGLPPVAPILNAHQPSSQRSEIVFLKQGCGEDKICQSNLQLVRARFCARISDAEFQPLPMEADGKTALFAMSGQPVIGLELTVTNLPSDPAQPQADGDDAHEAQLLVTLPASLRYSGVRALDPAEKPLCLSDGNASHVECELGNPMKRGAQVTFYLILSTSAITIETTELEVGLLLATISKQLLSPEFVRARVFIELPLSIAGVAIPQQLFFSGVVRGESAMRFEEDVGSEVKYEVTVSNQGQSLNTLGSAFLNIMWPHEIANGKWLLYPMRVELEGGQGPGRKGLCSPRPNILGLKVGSRGRRRRELEQPAQQEPREPPEPSTSWWPVSSLEKKKNITLDCARGTANCVVFRCPLYSFDRTAVLHVWGRLWNSTFLEEYSAVKSVEVIVRANITVKSSIKNLLLRDASTVTPVMVYLDPVAVVAGGVPWWVILLAVLAGLLVLALLVLLLWKMGFFRRAKHPEATVPQYHAVKIPREDRQQFKEEKTGTILRSHWGSPRREGPDAHPILAANGHPEPGPDGHPAPAIA, from the exons CAGCCCCGACCCCAGAGCTG gctgctggtgggcgctccccaggccctggctcttcCTGGGCAGCAGGCGAACCGCACTGGAGGCCTCTTCGCTTGCCCCCTGAGCCTGGAGGAGACCGACTGCTACAGACTGGACATCGACCGGGGAG CTGATGTGCAGAAGGAGAGCAAGGAAAACCAGTGGTTGGGAGTCAGTGTTCGGAGCCAGGGACCTGGGGGCAAGATTGTT ACCTGTGCACACCGGTATGAGTCGCGGCAGCGGGTGGACCAGATCCTGGAGACGCGGGATGTGATTGGACGCTGCTTTGTGCTGAGCCAGGACCTGGGCATCCGCGATGAGCTGGATGGCGGGGAGTGGAAGTTCTGTGAGGGGCGCCCCCAAGGCCACGAACAATTCGGGTTCTGCCAGCAGGGCACAGCCGCTGCCTTCTCTCCTGACAGCCACTACCTCCTGTTTGGGGCGCCAGGGACCTTTAACTGGAAGG GCACGGCCAGGGTGGagctctgtgtgcagggctcGGCGGACCTGGCTCACCTGGACGACGGGCCCTACGAGGCGGGGGGTGAGAAGGATCAAGACCCCCGCCTCATCCCGGTCCCTGCCAACAGCTACTTTG GGTTGCTTTTTGTGACCAACATTGATAGCTCAGACCCCGACCAGCTCGTGTATAAAACTCTGGACCCTGCTGACCGGCTCCCAGGACCAGCCGGAGACTTGGCCCGGAATAGCTACTTAG gcTTCTCCATCGACTCGGGGAAGGGGCTGGTGCGGGCAGAGGAGCTGAGCTTTGTGGCAGGCGCCCCCCGTGCCAACCACAAGGGTGCCGTGGTCATTCTACGCAAGGACAGCGCCAGCCGCCTGGTGCCCGAAGTCCTGCTGTCTGGAGAGCGCCTGACCTCCGGCTTCGGCTACTCACTGGCTGTGGCAGATCTCAACAACGACGG CTGGCCAGACCTGATCGTGGGAGCCCCTTATTTCTACGAGCGGCAGGAAGAGCTGGGGGGAGCTGTGTATGTGTACCTGAACCAGGGGGGTCACTGGGCCGACATCCCCTCGCTCCGGCTCTGCGGCTCCCCTGACTCCATGTTCGGGATCAGCCTGGCTGTCCTGGGGGACCTGAACCAGGATGGCTTCCCAG ATATCGCCGTGGGTGCTCCCTTTGATGGCGACGGCAAAGTCTTCATCTACCACGGGAGCAGCCTGGGGCTTGTGGTCAAAGCTTCGCAG GTGTTGGAGGGGGAGGCCGTGGGCCTCAGGAGCTTCGGCTACTCCCTGTCGGGCGGCCTGGACGTGGATGGGAACCACTACCCAGACCTGCTGGTGGGCTCCCTGGCAGACACGGCCGTGCTCTTCAG GGCCAGACCTGTCCTTCACGTCTCTCATGAGGTCCTCATTGCCCCCGAAGCCATAGACCTAGAACAGCCCAATTGTGCCGGTGGCCAGTCCGTCTG TGTGGACCTGAGGATCTGCTTCAGCTACGTGGCCACCCCCAGCACCTACAGCCCCATTGTGG CCCTGGATTACACGTTAGACGGTGACACAGACCGGAGGCTCCAAGGCCGGGTTCCCCGGGTGTCCTTCCTGAGCCGTGGCCTGGATGACCCCAAGCACCAGGCGTCGGGCACCGTGTGGCTGAGGCACCAACGCGACCGGGTCTGCAAAGAAAACATGCTCCAGCTGCAG GAGAACGTCAAAGACAAGCTTCGGGCCATTGTGGTGACCCTATCCTACAGGCTGCAGAGCCCACGGCTCCGGCGGCAGGCTCCTGGCCAGGGGCTGCCCCCAGTGGCCCCCATCCTCAACGCCCACCAGCCCAGCAGCCAGCGGTCAGAG ATCGTCTTCCTGAAGCAAGGCTGCGGTGAAGACAAGATCTGCCAGAGTAACCTGCAGCTGGTGCGTGCCCGCTTCTGTGCCCGGATCAGCGACGCGGAGTTCCAGCCTCTGCCCAT GGAGGCTGACGGGAAGACAGCCCTGTTCGCGATGAGTGGGCAGCCGGTCATCGGTCTGGAGCTGACGGTCACCAACCTGCCCTcggacccggcccagccccaggcagacgGGGACGATGCCCACGAAGCCCAGCTCCTCgtcaccctccctgcctctctgcgcTACTCAGGAGTCCGGGCGCTGGACCCTGCG GAGAAGCCGCTCTGCCTGTCCGATGGGAATGCGTCCCATGTCGAGTGCGAGCTGGGGAACCCCATGAAGAGAGGTGCCCAG GTCACTTTCTACCTCATCCTCAGCACCTCCGCAATCACCATCGAGACCACTGAGCTGGAGGTGGGGCTGCTGTTGGCCAC GATCAGTAAGCAGCTGCTGTCTCCGGAGTTTGTTCGCGCCCGTGTCTTCATCGAGCTGCCACTGTCCATTGCAGG GGTGGCCATTCCTCAGCAACTCTTCTTCTCTGGCGTGGTGAGGGGTGAGAGCGCCATGCGCTTTGAAGAGGATGTGGGCAGCGAGGTCAAGTATGAGGTCACG GTCTCCAACCAAGGCCAGTCGCTCAACACTCTGGGCTCCGCCTTCCTCAACATCATGTGGCCTCACGAGATCGCCAATGGGAAGTGGCTGCTCTACCCCATGCGCGTGGAAttggagggcgggcaggggcctGGGCGGAAGGGgctctgctcccccaggcccaACATCCTCGGCCTG AAAGTGGGCAGCAGGGGTAGGAGGCggcgggagctggagcagccggcGCAGCAGGAGCCTCGTGAGCCGCCGGAGCCCAGCACGTCGTGGTGGCCGGTGTCTTCCttggagaagaagaagaacatcACCCTG GACTGTGCGCGGGGCACGGCCAACTGTGTGGTGTTCAGATGCCCGCTCTACAGCTTTGACCGCACAGCTGTGCTGCACGTCTGGGGCCGCTTGTGGAACAGCACCTTCCTGGAG GAGTACTCAGCTGTGAAGTCTGTGGAAGTGATTGTCCGAGCCAACATCACGGTCAAGTCCTCCATCAAGAACCTGCTGCTTAGAGATGCATCCACTGTG ACCCCAGTGATGGTCTACTTGGATcctgtggctgtggtggctggAGGAGTCCCCTGGTGGGTCATTCTCCTGGCGGTGCTGGCGGGGCTTCTGGTGCTGGCGCTGTTGGTGCTGCTCCTGTGGAAG ATGGGATTCTTCCGGCGGGCGAAGCACCCCGAGGCCACTGTGCCCCAGTACCACGCGGTGAAGATCCCTCGGGAAGACCGGCAGCAGTTCAAGGAGGAGAAGACGGGCACCATCCTGCGGAGCCATTGGGGCAGCCCCCGGCGGGAGGGCCCCGACGCCCACCCTATCCTGGCTGCCAATGGGCACCCCGAGCCGGGCCCCGACGGGCatccagcgccagccattgcctAG